Proteins from a genomic interval of Rosa chinensis cultivar Old Blush chromosome 2, RchiOBHm-V2, whole genome shotgun sequence:
- the LOC112184391 gene encoding probable alpha,alpha-trehalose-phosphate synthase [UDP-forming] 7 yields the protein MSKSYINLLDLASGNFPTMEGRRKRMPRVNTAPGNLSDLEDDQARSVSSDQPSSISSDRVIIVANQLPLKAKRRGDNTGWNFSWNEDSLLLQLKDGLPDDMDVIYVGSLRVHVDPVDQEDVSHVLLDEFKCVPTFLPPDILTKFYDGFCKKHLWPLFHYMMPFSAEQGGRFDRSLWEAYISANKLFFQRVVELINPDEDYIWIHDYHLMVLPTFLRRRFSRVRMGFFLHSPFPSSEIYRTLPVREEILKALLNSDIIGFHTFDYARHFLTCCSRMLGLVYQSRRGYLGLEYYGRTIRIKIMPVGVHMGWIESVMQIADEDCTMRELAQKFKGKTMFLGVDDMDIFKGINLKLLAMEQMLKQHPNWQGKAVLVQIVNPARGKGIDLEEIREEIQENCRQINEEFGKPGYEPIIIIDRPVSISERVSYYNIAECVVVTAVRDGMNLTPYEYVVCRQGISGSKSCSNFDGPKESMLVVSEFIGCSPSLSGAIRVNPWNVEATAEGMNVAISMEDSEKQLRHEKHYRYISTHDVAYWSRSFLQDMQRTCADHFKRRCWGIGFGFGFRVVALDPNFKKLSIDAIVTAYKGANTRAIMLDYDGTVMPQHSIDKSPSQKVISIMNTLCADQKNTVFIVTGRGRESLSKWFSPCQRLGIAAEHGYFLRWSQNEEWEICQQSFGFGWMKIAEPVMKLYTEATDGSSIEIKESAMVWQYRDADPGFGSSQAKEMLDHLESVLSNEPVAVKKGQFILDVKPQGVSKGLVAQKIFTSMAENGKHADFVLCIGDDRSDEDMFEIFGHAKLKDILSPNPAVFACTVGQKPSKATYYLDDTTEVITMLESLAEAFDTLPPTDIGYESDP from the exons atgtcAAAGTCGTACATAAATCTTTTAGATTTGGCATCAGGGAACTTCCCTACAATGGAGGGGAGAAGGAAAAGGATGCCAAGGGTGAACACAGCTCCGGGAAATTTGTCAGATCTTGAGGATGATCAAGCACGCAGTGTGTCATCTGATCAACCATCCTCGATATCTTCAGATCGGGTGATTATTGTTGCAAACCAGCTTCCTTTGAAAGCAAAGCGAAGAGGGGATAATACCGGGTGGAATTTCAGTTGGAATGAGGATTCTTTGCTTTTGCAACTTAAGGATGGTCTGCCAGATGACATGGATGTTATTTATGTAGGGTCATTGAGGGTTCATGTTGATCCTGTTGACCAGGAGGATGTATCACATGTCTTACTAGATGAATTCAAGTGTGTTCCAACTTTTCTCCCGCCTGATATTCTGACTAAATTCTATGATGGTTTCTGCAAGAAGCATTTGTGGCCATTGTTTCATTACATGATGCCCTTTTCAGCTGAGCAAGGAGGTCGATTTGATCGGTCTTTGTGGGAAGCATATATTTCAGCTAATAAATTGTTTTTTCAAAGAGTGGTTGAGCTTATAAACCCAGATGAAGATTATATCTGGATTCATGATTACCATTTGATGGTGCTGCCAACCTTCTTGAGGAGGCGTTTTAGTCGGGTTAGGATGGGATTTTTCCTTCACAGCCCATTTCCTTCGTCTGAGATCTATAGAACTCTTCCTGTAAGAGAAGAAATACTTAAAGCGTTACTCAATTCAGATATTATTGGTTTCCACACCTTTGACTATGCTCGTCATTTCCTTACTTGTTGTAGCCGGATGTTGGGCTTGGTATATCAGTCAAGGAGAGGCTACTTAGGATTGGAATATTATGGAAGGACTATTAGGATCAAGATTATGCCAGTTGGAGTTCATATGGGTTGGATAGAGTCGGTGATGCAAATTGCAGATGAAGATTGTACTATGAGAGAGCTTGCACAAAAATTCAAAGGGAAAACAATGTTTCTTGGTGTAGATGATATGGACATTTTTAAAGGTATTAATTTGAAACTTTTAGCAATGGAGCAGATGCTCAAGCAACATCCTAACTGGCAGGGAAAGGCTGTGCTAGTCCAGATTGTAAACCCTGCTAGAGGTAAAGGGATAGATTTAGAGGAAATACGAGAAGAAATACAAGAAAACTGCCGGCAGATAAACGAAGAATTTGGGAAACCGGGCTATGAACCTATAATCATAATTGACAGGCCAGTTTCTATTAGTGAGAGAGTTTCCTATTACAACATTGCTGAGTGTGTTGTTGTGACAGCCGTTAGAGATGGGATGAACCTTACTCCTTACGAATATGTTGTCTGTAGGCAAGGAATATCTGGTTCCAAATCATGTTCAAACTTTGATGGCCCAAAGGAGAGCATGTTAGTGGTGTCAGAGTTTATTGGATGCTCTCCATCTCTTAGTGGGGCAATCCGTGTTAACCCATGGAATGTTGAAGCAACTGCAGAGGGAATGAATGTTGCTATATCAATGGAAGATTCAGAGAAACAATTACGGCACGAGAAGCATTACCGGTATATTAGTACGCACGATGTGGCTTATTGGTCACGCAGTTTCTTGCAAGACATGCAGAGAACTTGTGCAGACCATTTTAAGAGAAGATGTTGGGGAATTGGTTTTGGCTTTGGATTCAGAGTTGTGGCACTTGATCCTAATTTCAAAAAGCTTTCAATTGATGCTATTGTAACGGCTTACAAAGGAGCAAACACTAGAGCCATTATGTTGGATTATGATGGTACTGTAATGCCCCAGCACTCAATTGACAAGTCCCCTAGTCAGAAGGTAATCTCAATTATGAACACACTCTGTGCCGACCAAAAAAATACAGTTTTCATCGTCACTGGTAGAGGGAGGGAGAGCTTAAGCAAGTGGTTTTCTCCATGCCAGAGGCTTGGAATTGCAGCAGAACATGGATACTTCTTGAG ATGGTCACAAAATGAGGAATGGGAAATCTGTCAGCAGAGTTTTGGGTTTGGTTGGATGAAAATTGCTGAACCAGTAATGAAATTGTATACTGAGGCTACTGATGGTTCTTCTATAGAAATTAAGGAAAGTGCTATGGTTTGGCAATATCGAGATGCAGACCCAGGGTTCGGGTCCTCCCAGGCAAAGGAGATGTTGGATCATCTAGAAAGTGTCTTGTCAAATGAACCTGTTGCTGTCAAGAAGGGTCAGTTTATTTTAGACGTCAAGCCTCAG GGAGTCAGTAAAGGGCTTGTTGCACAGAAGATTTTCACATCAATGGCTGAGAATGGAAAACATGCAGACTTTGTTCTTTGTATTGGTGATGACAGATCCGATGAGGACATGTTTGAGATATTTGGCCATGCGAAGTTGAAAGACATTCTTTCCCCCAATCCTGCAGTTTTTGCTTGCACAGTTGGACAAAAGCCAAGCAAGGCTACATATTACTTGGACGACACAACTGAAGTGATCACCATGCTTGAATCTCTTGCTGAAGCCTTTGATACTTTGCCACCCACTGACATAGGATATGAGAGCGATCCGTGA